The stretch of DNA GCCAATATCGACATAGATATGCCGGATATAACCAGAGACCTTGCCGTGGACATCCACATCCTGAAAGGGCTGGAAGACGCCAGCTACCGAAAGCTGATTCGCAATCGTGCCGAAACGCGCTGCAATCACGGCGACGGTTGGCGGTGATGGCGACTCAGCGGCAACGCTTTCCTGTCGATGATGAGCGTGGAGAAAAACAAATACGAGAACGATTGCAATCAGCAAACAAGGCACGAGGATGCTTAGGCGCTTGGAGCGCATGGGATTCCTTTCTTCTAAACCGGGAGATTGTTTTGAGGCGCGACCGGCCATCCCGCGGCTCCACTAGTTGTCGCGGGCCCAGGAAGCGCGGGGCGCCCGTTTTGCTATCGGCGGGCGCCAATGGCAACGAATCTAGCCTGCAGTTCTATGTAACGATGCCCATTCGGGCCATATAGGCCTGCATATCCTGCTCGCTCCCTTGAAAGAGGAGCACGTACGTCCTTCGTCCATCTGACCAGCGACTATCGCTGCCTGCTGTCTCGTGGAAGGACTTGATCGTATTCTCAGCGGTGAGACGTCCATCGATAATCAGCAGGCTGGCACGTTCCTCGTTCTTCATCTTGAGCAGTACAGCTTTGTGGCTAGCGACCTTGAGTGAGCTTGCGGCGCGAAACTCTATTCTGCTCAGCTCGGGAGGCAGCCCCGCATTTCCCGACAGAGCATCTGCGCTCCAGGCGAGAAGCTGTTTTTGATCGGTGCTGTTGATCTCCGCAGAGGGAGGCTGACGGAGAAGAGCTGCTACCTGTCGGCTCAGACGCGCTTCCTGGAGCCAGTGCCCGGGCCCGAACGTGACGCTAAGGAGAAGAGCCGCCGCAATGGGTAGCAGAAACCAATTCCTCCAGGTGGACTTTCGTGGCACTTTCTGAAGACGCTCATAGGCCAGGCCTGCGAAGATTTTCGCCTCCAGCGACGGGCTCTCCGGAACCTCTGAAAAGGTCTGGCGAATCCTCTCATCGTTCGCGCTGAAGTTCGCAAACCACTTCACGCATTCGGGGCAGGTTGCAAGATGGTCAAGGAGTGGCTTGGAGTCTAGGAGATCATCCCCCGGACGCCACGCGTACATCTCCGATCTGTAAGATTCGCAACTCATAGGGATTCCGCCTTCTTCATCAGAGCTAATTTCGTGGGTGCCTTCATCAACTCATGCAGTTGTTGTTTTGCGCGGGAGAGTCTGGACATGACCGTTCCAATCGGGAGATCCATCGCTTCGGCAATCTCCCGATAGGAGAGATCCTGGAAGTAGAACAGGACAATCGGGAGACGATGCCGTTCCTCGAGCTTTTCCAGAGACTGATGAAGAGCAAGAGCATCGGCACTGAGCGTGGGCTGGCTTTCCGGTTCAAACAGCATCTCGTCGAAGGAGACTTGCTCTCTCGATTTGGTTCGCCGCCGCATCTGGCTATGACAGTGTCTTAAGATGCCGACAAGCCATCCTTTTGCAAGTTCCAGATCGCGAAGACTTGAACGAGAACGATAAGCCTGCAGGAAAGCTTCCTGAGTCAATTCTTCCGCGTCCGTCCGCGAGCCCGTCCACCAGTAGGCGATCCCGAAGAGGAGCCGCTGGTGTTCCCTTACCCAATCGTTGAACATCTGGTCAGTGATCTGCACCGTAAACCCTCTTGCGACTGCCTGCTCTACCGTCACCAATAGAGTGGGTTCTGCCCTCCTTTTTATTCCAAATAACCTTCGTTTTCCTCACAAATATTCTTCTCAAGGTCCAAATCCGTGATTTCACACGGGTTGAATCGCCTGAATCGGGAAGCAAGTTAAACATCTCGAAGGTTTCCTAAAGAAAAGTGGAAAGGTTCCGGCGCTGAGGAATAAGGCGACTCTCACGTCCAATAGCGTTGCCTGTGAGCCGTCGTGAAA from Acidicapsa acidisoli encodes:
- a CDS encoding RNA polymerase sigma factor; protein product: MQITDQMFNDWVREHQRLLFGIAYWWTGSRTDAEELTQEAFLQAYRSRSSLRDLELAKGWLVGILRHCHSQMRRRTKSREQVSFDEMLFEPESQPTLSADALALHQSLEKLEERHRLPIVLFYFQDLSYREIAEAMDLPIGTVMSRLSRAKQQLHELMKAPTKLALMKKAESL